In the Colletotrichum lupini chromosome 4, complete sequence genome, ACTCCCTGCGCCCAGAAGATTGGGGCCGTGAATACCGTCATCGTCGAGGAGGACCCGGAGAAGCGGTATAGGCGACTTGTGGGCGATAATACGGACTGGCATGGGATAAGGAGGTGTATCGAGCGCAGCGGGATATCGGATCTCCGTTCCTCGACTGCGCTGGTTCTGGGTGCTGGTGGGGCAGCTCGCGCGGCTTGCTATGCGATCCAGGAGTTGGGGATTACGCAGCTTCTCGTTGTGAACAGGACGATATCGAAGGCGGCCGAGATGGTGGAACAGTTCCCAGCCCTTGATTGCCAGGTCTTTGAGACCTTGGAAGATGCCGTATCTACCGAAAGGGAGCGAGATGGCTTGGATAGACTTCCTTTGAGAGTCATTGTCGCCTGCGTTCCTGCGGATGACTTTGGCGAGGACAAGATACCTGCAGGGCTGTTTGGCGCTGAGAAGGGAGTTTTGGTTGAGATGGCGTATAGACCGCAGGTTACTGGTATGATGAAGACGGCATCACGGCATCCGGGCTGGACGATGTTTAAGGGTGTTGATGTACTGGAGGAACAGGCTTATGCCCAATTCGAGTTGTGGACTGGGAAAGAAGCACCAGTCGAGGCGATGAAGGCTGCCATGCAGGCTAAGATCAATGAGAGATGATAGAATGTTATGCCGTAGACAGAGCTTAAGACTTAAGTAAACTCGGGTGGAAACTCGGATATTCTACCCTCAATTCAGCCTCTACTTTATTGTTGAGGTGGAAGGAGATCAAGTTCCATGAAGGTGCAGACAACCATCCGACAGCAGCGTGTGTGTAGCACTATGTTTTGCGCAGAATACTTCACCACCTACCTTAGTCTGCGACATAGAATCTGAAGATCATGAAAAGGATTTTGGGAAGGCATTTCTTTGATCATCATTATATCATATTTGCCAGTCCTCTACACGTCTATGGTATTTCCTTCAAGCCACTCCTTGGCCTGCCAGTAAAGTAAGTCGTGCTTGTCCAAGTTCACCGTCCCAACATGACGCCGATGCCCAGGCATATTCAAAAGAACTTTGACTCCCATCGTGAGCTCCTGGAAATACGCGAGATACTTGTACCCAGGAGGAAACGCAGCCAACTTTCCCTCATCAATCTCGGGGAACTTGGCCGGGTTGCAGGGAATCACCTTATCCTTCTCATACCAATGCCGTACCAGACGCGCGCCCCACCGATCTCCCACTTTTTCAAAGTAGAAACAGAAGCGGCAGTCAGCTTCTACGTCAAACTCGACGCTGTCAATCTCGAAGCGCTGTGTAATCGTCGCCTTGAGCTTGGTCACGGCCCTGGTGCCCTCGGCGTTGATATCTGTGCTGCAGCCGTGGCAGCGGTGCATGATAAAGGCGCCTTTGTCCATCCCTGCTTTGGAAGCCGCGATGAATTCTGTGAAAGGGACGCGGCCTGACCAGGTTGTGTAGACGTAGGCCCCTGGGTGGAAGATGGACTCGAAGTTTTCCCATTCGCAGGCGTCCCTGGAGATCAATGCTGGTCAGTTACAACCTGCCAAAGTGATGCTCGTTTGACCACAAATTGGGCGATGTTTTACCTGTAAGACGGCCATCCTTCTGCCAATTCTCTCAACTTCAATCTTTCTAGAACCAAGTGATCTGGCCCATTGTTGCGGATGGCGTTGATGGGACGGGACCCTGCAGGAAGACTGTGTAAATCAGGCATGTTTTCAAGGAGTGATTTGCCTAGTGATCACCGTTTCCTTGCAAACCTGGAGTTCAATAATGAGCATCTACCGCGATGCAGACCTCATATGCCGGAAAAGACATCATGTAAGTGACTAAGCCAATCACGAGGCCATCCTATTAGGGAGCACTTCGCTATTCGGCACATTATCCGGCTCTTCCATCTCGGTGCGTTGGTGAGAGGCCGAACGGATGAAAACTTTGCCGCGTTGGGATCGCGGGGGCGCGGGGGTCCCGCATCTTGTTTCCCCGCACCGATTCACGGAGCGATTTGGGCTTGACTCGGTCCACGCGGAGATGATTTGAGGGGAATCTGGGGAAAGTGTTTAACcagtttttattttctagCTCCCTACTTGAAATCTTTAGATCCTGCATCTAATTCCCTTTGCAAGTTTGATATCTCACTTGTACATCATCAATTACCTTCGCGATTCGTCCTACGAAGCTTGTTCCACCTGTCCTACAAGACGAACAAACCTCTTGAAATACCACGAACAGTCCAGAACAGCAATCGCAATGGCAAAGTCAATCCTCCTCATCAACGGCCCCAACCTGAACCTCCTCGGTACCCGGGAACCGCACATCTACGGCTCGACCACACTCTCCCAGCTCGAGATGCAATCAAAAGAACACGCCAAGTCTCTCGGCGCAGACCTGCAATCCTTCCAATCCAACACTGAGGGCGCCATTGTCGAGCGCATACACGCGGCGCGGGGCAACGTCGacgtcatcatcatcaaccCCGCCGCCTACACACACACGAGCGTCGCCATCCGCGACGCGCTGCTAGGCGTCGATATCCCCTTCATCGAGCTGCACATTAGCAACACGCACGCGAGAGAGAGCTTCAGACATCACAGCTATTTGAGCGACAAGGCGGTTGCGGTTATCATGGGGTTGGGAATTCATGGATATGGGTACGCCATTGATCATGCCGTTAAGAATATCAAGCCCAAGGCATAAATAAATTCGATCAAATAAATCTGTTAAACCACTTCCCAAACATTGGACATAGATTTGGCCAGAATGAAAGGTTACCCCTCTGTCAGTGGCGACATCTCTCTACCACGAAGAGCCAGTGACTCGAATTCCTCATCGTCCTCGTATCCCAAATGTGCCAGAACTCGACTCCTTCTCGCTTGCTGTAAGTCCCTGCAGGGCCCATCCGTGGTCCAAAGCGATTTGAAAATCGACGGCTGATCTATGAGCTGGCGCGTTGCTGCCTCGCAGATACAAGCGATGAAATGCTTGGTAGCTGCTTTCATTTCTGGAGAGTTCGACTGTCTCACGAGAAGCTGAAACCCGTCTACCACGCAGAACAACAGCGGGGGAAGATATTCCAACAAGGATTCGAGTAGGTTGATCGCTGGAGCTAAGCTGCGGGTCACCTCGGAACGGGTCTGCGGGATCGGAGAAATCGATTTGACTTTTTCGACAACACCTGCCTCGAAATGCGCATGCTCAGGAAGAGCCCGGGATATCTGGTAGACCAGGGAGTACACCATCTCTAAGAGCGCCCGTTCGCGGTCCAAAGATGCGCTTTTAGGTCGATGGATGAAGTGACAGAGGCTGGGAATATTCAGCTGACTGAGATCGTGAACCATTTGGGCTGCTAGCAAAGTCGCGTGCGAAGGCggttcgtcgtcgtctcaaCGTTAATGAGAATTAGCCAGATGATCTTTTATGCTGTAAGAAAGGGAGATTACTCACCAGGCACTTCAATCCAGAGAGCTACCGATTGCCTCGAAGAGACTAGCTTCACGAGATAAGCCCGCTTCTCTGCACTCACGAACACTTGCTTCAATGGGGACGTCAGAGATGCAATATGAGCAACCTGATGGAATGTCTCCAAGTGCTTCAGGGACTCCTGAACTTTTTCCAATGTCCAGAGATTCCTCTCGTCGCTGAGTTCATCTTCAAGCAGCTCCGGCTCAGCTATTTCCTTGCCACTACTGGAATGACATCGCTTGTTAGAACCTTCAGACGTGCTATCTTCTTTGCTCCCAGATTTTGCGGTAGTATTCTGACTTTGTGGTAAAGTCTTGAATGACGCCACTTCAGTTAGCGAAGAAATCCTCGGAGCGTCGCACAGTCTGGATCGATCGACAGC is a window encoding:
- a CDS encoding catabolic 3-dehydroquinase, which produces MPDLHSLPAGSRPINAIRNNGPDHLVLERLKLRELAEGWPSYRDACEWENFESIFHPGAYVYTTWSGRVPFTEFIAASKAGMDKGAFIMHRCHGCSTDINAEGTRAVTKLKATITQRFEIDSVEFDVEADCRFCFYFEKVGDRWGARLVRHWYEKDKVIPCNPAKFPEIDEGKLAAFPPGYKYLAYFQELTMGVKVLLNMPGHRRHVGTVNLDKHDLLYWQAKEWLEGNTIDV
- a CDS encoding shikimate-5-dehydrogenase; translation: MGSMEANPSILKRNFFIFGHNISHTLSPTLHNTGFRELALPHHYGIHQTESVDASVESIIKANDFGGASVTFPHKLQIGKLLDAVTPCAQKIGAVNTVIVEEDPEKRYRRLVGDNTDWHGIRRCIERSGISDLRSSTALVLGAGGAARAACYAIQELGITQLLVVNRTISKAAEMVEQFPALDCQVFETLEDAVSTERERDGLDRLPLRVIVACVPADDFGEDKIPAGLFGAEKGVLVEMAYRPQVTGMMKTASRHPGWTMFKGVDVLEEQAYAQFELWTGKEAPVEAMKAAMQAKINER
- a CDS encoding dehydroquinase class II — its product is MAKSILLINGPNLNLLGTREPHIYGSTTLSQLEMQSKEHAKSLGADLQSFQSNTEGAIVERIHAARGNVDVIIINPAAYTHTSVAIRDALLGVDIPFIELHISNTHARESFRHHSYLSDKAVAVIMGLGIHGYGYAIDHAVKNIKPKA